A stretch of Ectothiorhodospiraceae bacterium BW-2 DNA encodes these proteins:
- a CDS encoding fructose-bisphosphate aldolase → MPLVNARDMLQHAYYNGYAIGAFALVNTDFLSAILRAAERCRAPVILRLAESHFDYFEFQPLMAAVEAAAERASVPVAIHFDRGTSLDAAIASIHCGCNSVMVDTSQLPFADNCRLTKQVVDMAHACGIAVEGELGRIGDISVSEATAYLQQSGIDSLAISIGTAQALDFERLEALNQALEIPLVIESHRGLREDQCRQLIANGVAKINDYTALSDVAGAAIRAQCSSVDSLGYTPLTSGVVAAIAAEVERSIRLWGGTGQAEAVLAQSEAWLPVEHLIIFNVNELEDSEAEAMMRKGKAILEKIPGVREVVVGTAVKLDATYRYTWVVRFCHQAVIDSYRDHPDHLAFANSDFRPVAADRISIDFQAV, encoded by the coding sequence ATGCCACTGGTTAATGCACGCGATATGTTACAACACGCCTACTATAACGGCTACGCCATCGGGGCGTTTGCTTTGGTGAATACCGACTTTTTAAGCGCTATTTTGCGTGCCGCAGAGCGGTGTCGAGCACCGGTGATACTTCGTCTGGCCGAGTCCCACTTTGATTACTTCGAGTTTCAGCCACTCATGGCGGCTGTCGAGGCGGCGGCAGAGCGGGCGTCGGTGCCGGTAGCGATCCACTTTGATCGTGGCACCTCGCTCGATGCGGCGATAGCGTCGATTCATTGCGGCTGCAATAGCGTGATGGTTGACACTTCACAGCTACCGTTTGCCGATAACTGCCGCTTGACTAAACAGGTCGTTGATATGGCGCACGCCTGCGGGATTGCGGTAGAGGGGGAGTTAGGCCGGATCGGTGATATTAGCGTGAGCGAAGCGACAGCCTACCTACAGCAGAGCGGTATCGACTCGTTAGCGATTTCGATTGGCACGGCACAGGCGCTCGATTTTGAGCGGCTGGAGGCGCTTAATCAAGCGCTGGAGATACCGCTGGTGATTGAGAGCCATCGCGGCTTAAGGGAGGATCAGTGTCGGCAGTTAATCGCTAATGGTGTGGCAAAAATTAACGACTATACCGCCCTCTCCGATGTCGCTGGAGCCGCCATTAGAGCCCAATGTAGCAGCGTGGACTCTTTAGGCTACACCCCTCTAACCTCAGGGGTAGTGGCGGCGATAGCCGCTGAGGTAGAGCGCTCTATTCGGCTCTGGGGAGGGACGGGGCAGGCTGAGGCGGTACTAGCCCAGAGTGAGGCATGGCTGCCGGTAGAGCATCTGATTATCTTTAATGTCAATGAGTTGGAAGATAGCGAGGCTGAGGCGATGATGCGAAAGGGAAAAGCTATTTTAGAGAAGATTCCCGGGGTAAGAGAGGTTGTGGTGGGAACTGCGGTGAAGTTAGATGCGACATATCGCTATACTTGGGTTGTCCGTTTCTGTCATCAGGCCGTTATCGATAGCTATCGTGACCATCCTGACCATTTAGCGTTTGCTAATAGCGACTTTAGACCGGTCGCCGCTGATCGAATCTCTATCGATTTTCAGGCGGTTTAG
- a CDS encoding aminodeoxychorismate/anthranilate synthase component II has translation MLLMIDNYDSFTYNLVQYFGELGVEVKVVRNDAISIAEIEQLQPAQLVISPGPCTPTEAGISIEAIRYFGGKIPLLGVCLGHQAIGEAFGGRIVHATTIMHGKTSPIYHHHCGVFTQLPQGFEATRYHSLVIEQQSLPEVLEVTAWTENSDGSREEIMGVRHRELPLEGVQFHPESILTEHGHQLLRNFLDNYA, from the coding sequence ATGCTACTGATGATAGATAACTACGACTCCTTTACCTACAACTTAGTACAATACTTTGGCGAGTTAGGGGTTGAGGTAAAGGTGGTGCGCAACGATGCGATCTCCATCGCGGAGATTGAGCAGTTGCAACCGGCACAGCTTGTCATTTCGCCAGGGCCTTGTACCCCGACAGAGGCGGGAATATCAATCGAAGCGATTCGCTACTTTGGCGGTAAAATCCCGCTCCTAGGGGTCTGCTTAGGCCACCAAGCGATTGGCGAGGCGTTTGGTGGTCGCATCGTCCATGCAACAACGATTATGCACGGTAAAACTTCACCTATCTACCACCATCACTGCGGTGTGTTTACTCAACTGCCACAAGGCTTTGAGGCGACCCGCTACCACTCGTTGGTGATTGAACAGCAGTCACTGCCCGAGGTACTAGAGGTGACCGCTTGGACCGAAAATAGCGACGGCTCAAGGGAGGAGATTATGGGGGTGCGCCATAGAGAGCTGCCGCTTGAGGGGGTACAGTTTCACCCCGAATCGATTTTGACCGAGCATGGTCATCAACTACTGCGCAATTTTTTGGATAACTACGCTTAA
- the trpD gene encoding anthranilate phosphoribosyltransferase has translation MDMVTAIRRMVDRSALSRAEMEQVMALIMTGEATPAQIGGFLIGLRQKGETVDEITAAAAVMRRLATVVTVRGDRDHLIDTCGTGGDASGSFNISTTVALVVAAAGGRVAKHGNRSISSRSGSADLLEAAGVQLALTPEQVGQCIDEVGVGFMFAPAHHGAMKHAIGPRKEMGVRTIFNLLGPLTNPAGAPNQLLGVFDAIWVEPIAEVLQQLGSRHVMVVHAEDGLDEISIAAATKVAELKQGQISTYCITPEQFGLQRSSLASIQVDGVEESLAMVQSVLNGELGPARDIVLLNAAAALYLSNLAVDMAAGVAKAARVLDSGAAANRLRQLADLTQKLANAS, from the coding sequence ATCGATATGGTAACGGCTATTCGCCGGATGGTGGATAGAAGCGCGTTAAGTCGCGCCGAGATGGAGCAGGTCATGGCGCTGATTATGACCGGGGAGGCGACACCGGCCCAAATTGGCGGCTTTTTAATCGGCTTGCGTCAAAAGGGGGAGACGGTCGATGAGATTACCGCTGCCGCCGCCGTCATGCGCAGACTAGCGACCGTCGTGACGGTGAGGGGTGATCGTGACCATCTCATTGATACCTGTGGCACTGGCGGTGATGCCTCAGGCAGCTTTAATATCTCTACCACGGTCGCACTGGTGGTGGCCGCCGCCGGTGGCCGGGTCGCTAAGCACGGTAATCGTTCGATCTCCTCCCGCTCTGGTAGCGCCGATCTACTCGAAGCGGCGGGGGTGCAGCTAGCCCTAACGCCAGAGCAGGTTGGCCAATGTATCGACGAGGTGGGGGTCGGTTTTATGTTTGCGCCGGCTCACCATGGTGCGATGAAGCACGCCATCGGCCCCCGTAAGGAGATGGGAGTGAGGACGATATTTAACCTACTCGGGCCGCTAACCAATCCTGCTGGAGCGCCGAATCAGCTACTAGGGGTCTTTGATGCGATTTGGGTGGAGCCGATAGCAGAGGTGCTGCAGCAGTTAGGTAGCCGTCACGTGATGGTGGTTCATGCCGAAGATGGCCTAGATGAGATAAGTATTGCCGCAGCGACAAAGGTGGCGGAGCTGAAACAGGGCCAGATTAGTACCTATTGCATCACCCCAGAGCAGTTTGGTCTGCAGCGCTCTTCCCTAGCCTCGATTCAGGTCGATGGGGTCGAGGAGTCGCTAGCGATGGTGCAGTCGGTACTTAACGGGGAGTTAGGCCCAGCCCGCGATATTGTGTTGTTAAATGCAGCGGCCGCGCTCTATCTCTCCAATCTAGCGGTCGATATGGCCGCCGGTGTGGCCAAGGCCGCTAGGGTGCTCGATAGCGGTGCGGCGGCCAATCGATTGCGGCAGTTGGCCGACTTGACCCAAAAGCTAGCTAACGCCTCATGA
- the trpC gene encoding indole-3-glycerol phosphate synthase TrpC, translating into MSSDILQRILARKEEENRQRKQHSPQSLLEGRLASASAPRGFIRALQQRIAGGEAAVIAEVKKASPSKGVIRPDFNPAQIAQSYQQGGASCLSVLTDSDFFQGSTEALQQARAACELPVLRKEFIIDPYQLYEARAMGADAVLLIVAALEQSQLRDLAALATELELDILTEVHNRQELERLLALDLTLVGINNRNLRTFKTSLQTTLELLERVPADRLVVTESGIHTAADVALMRQHGVNAFLVGEAFMRASEPGEKLAELFA; encoded by the coding sequence ATGAGTAGCGACATTTTGCAACGAATTTTGGCGAGAAAAGAGGAGGAGAATCGCCAGCGCAAACAGCACTCTCCCCAGTCGCTGCTTGAGGGTAGGTTAGCGAGCGCCTCAGCGCCAAGGGGGTTTATTCGGGCGTTACAGCAGCGCATCGCCGGTGGTGAGGCTGCTGTTATCGCCGAAGTGAAAAAGGCGAGCCCTAGTAAAGGGGTGATTCGCCCCGACTTTAATCCAGCCCAGATTGCGCAGAGCTATCAACAAGGAGGGGCGAGCTGCCTGTCGGTATTGACCGATAGCGACTTCTTTCAGGGCTCAACCGAAGCGCTCCAGCAGGCGCGAGCCGCGTGTGAGCTACCGGTTCTGCGCAAGGAGTTTATTATCGATCCCTATCAGCTCTACGAAGCGAGGGCGATGGGGGCCGATGCGGTGCTGCTAATTGTGGCGGCATTAGAGCAGTCTCAGCTACGCGATCTAGCTGCTTTGGCGACGGAGTTAGAGCTCGATATCTTAACGGAGGTACATAATCGGCAGGAGCTAGAGCGGCTGCTAGCGCTCGATTTAACGCTAGTGGGTATTAATAACCGCAATTTGCGCACCTTTAAGACCTCATTGCAGACCACTTTAGAGCTATTAGAGAGAGTGCCCGCTGATAGGTTGGTGGTGACCGAAAGCGGAATCCATACTGCTGCCGATGTTGCTCTAATGCGACAGCATGGGGTCAATGCTTTTTTGGTGGGAGAGGCGTTTATGCGGGCCTCGGAGCCGGGTGAGAAGTTGGCGGAGCTATTTGCATGA
- a CDS encoding inositol monophosphatase, protein MIEPIELLSPLIEAVKAVAKQHGLEHVSAIKAEQKRDGSVVTAVDLALQQQLLQQLQQLTPDIAVLAEEMVPELQQRLLATHDYLWVVDPLDGTTNFAAGLPWFAISVALLYQQQPLLGVIYDPLREECFSAIANGGAWLNREPIAPLRLPTQLAEAIGLIDFKRLLPSLRWRLSDRPPYTSQRSFGSGALDWCWIATGRCHLYLHGRQSLWDYAAGWLILQQAGGESLTLEGERLFAQGLERCSVVAASSSALFELWYGWVTAPSARLDH, encoded by the coding sequence ATGATAGAGCCGATAGAGCTGCTATCGCCGCTAATTGAGGCGGTTAAGGCGGTGGCAAAGCAGCACGGTTTAGAGCATGTAAGCGCGATTAAGGCGGAGCAGAAGCGGGATGGCTCGGTGGTCACGGCGGTCGATCTGGCCCTACAACAGCAGTTGTTACAGCAGCTACAGCAGCTCACTCCCGATATTGCCGTACTGGCCGAGGAGATGGTACCAGAGCTGCAGCAGCGGCTGTTGGCGACACACGACTATCTTTGGGTGGTCGATCCACTCGATGGCACCACCAATTTTGCCGCCGGATTGCCTTGGTTTGCCATATCGGTCGCGCTACTCTATCAACAGCAGCCGTTATTAGGGGTGATCTATGATCCGCTTAGAGAGGAGTGTTTTAGCGCTATCGCTAACGGCGGGGCGTGGTTAAATCGAGAGCCGATAGCGCCGTTGCGGCTCCCTACGCAGCTAGCGGAGGCGATCGGCCTTATCGATTTTAAGCGGCTATTGCCCTCGTTGCGCTGGCGACTTAGCGATAGGCCGCCCTATACTTCGCAGCGCAGTTTTGGTTCCGGTGCCCTCGACTGGTGCTGGATAGCGACGGGCCGCTGTCATCTCTACCTGCATGGGCGGCAGAGTTTGTGGGATTACGCTGCAGGATGGCTCATCTTGCAGCAGGCCGGTGGGGAGAGTTTGACGCTGGAGGGAGAGCGGCTCTTTGCGCAAGGCTTAGAGAGGTGCTCAGTGGTTGCCGCGAGTAGTTCGGCGCTATTTGAGCTGTGGTATGGCTGGGTTACAGCACCATCCGCTCGACTAGATCATTAA
- a CDS encoding methyl-accepting chemotaxis protein: MPLRLKIVLLTLVVTLAVAATLIWAGMSAQKQSEKRFEEAVTYGRDLLWRNFLRHDYSQLDLETKKLTRNSQLKRGLKAVDLEAISAEIEPAYASMAAQDMLHNLRIFNAQGEILVSAADNYTGQSRNRLVNQVLTEGKNLHAIGLDETGELMVMVALPITQRGQLLGGALLLKNLRTTLQHFTTEADSHALIQRQGRPLYTTDAELNPRLFAAFSPERTFEQISYDNRYWAVSRHTLTDIEQRAVAELLIGADFSDSIESQRRANQLALIGGGTILILAIAILLWYTPRLFRPLRYISQQLTHIADGDLRIDIQPRHRDEIGQLELAAAKMVTYLRQLIDDLNLTIQSLSRSDRELTDNAEASLSDNRLQKQRIESITSAVNQISAQSSRVLDHANEACRAAEIAETNTKKGVTTIERTIAHIHTLSSHVNDSVEVINGLKSESESIVHILNDIKAIAEQTNLLALNAAIEAARAGEQGRGFAVVADEVRTLSGRTQEATAQIEQMAQILQQKLDDSTRTMRTNVTYSDGLVKEASTIIDSMQEIATAIGQIRQMNANISQSAEEEEQISLRTYHEIVGVNATTEEAIDKAQHVLQTSQQINQIVERLNDLVERMVL, encoded by the coding sequence ATGCCACTACGACTAAAGATCGTTCTGCTCACCCTAGTGGTGACACTAGCGGTCGCCGCTACGCTGATTTGGGCCGGAATGAGCGCCCAAAAGCAGAGCGAAAAGCGCTTTGAAGAGGCGGTCACCTATGGCCGCGATCTCCTCTGGCGCAACTTTCTTAGGCACGACTATAGCCAACTCGATCTCGAAACTAAAAAGCTGACCCGCAACAGTCAGTTGAAACGGGGACTAAAGGCGGTCGATCTTGAGGCCATTAGCGCCGAAATTGAGCCCGCTTACGCCTCTATGGCCGCACAGGATATGCTCCATAACCTGCGAATCTTTAACGCCCAAGGTGAGATTTTAGTGTCAGCCGCCGATAACTACACCGGCCAAAGCCGCAACCGGCTGGTCAATCAGGTGTTGACCGAAGGTAAAAATCTGCACGCCATCGGCCTCGATGAAACAGGTGAGTTAATGGTTATGGTCGCCCTCCCGATCACCCAGCGTGGTCAACTGCTAGGCGGTGCGCTGCTGTTGAAAAATCTTCGCACCACCCTACAACACTTCACCACAGAGGCCGACTCACACGCGCTAATCCAGCGTCAGGGGAGGCCCCTCTATACCACCGATGCAGAACTTAATCCGCGTCTGTTTGCCGCTTTTAGCCCAGAACGCACCTTTGAACAGATAAGTTACGATAATCGCTACTGGGCAGTCAGTCGCCATACCCTAACCGATATCGAACAGAGAGCTGTCGCAGAGCTGCTCATCGGTGCCGATTTTAGTGACAGTATCGAGAGCCAGAGGCGAGCGAATCAGTTAGCCCTCATCGGCGGCGGTACCATTTTGATCCTCGCTATCGCCATTCTGCTCTGGTACACCCCTCGCCTCTTTAGGCCGCTACGCTATATCTCCCAACAGCTTACCCATATCGCTGACGGCGACTTAAGAATCGACATCCAACCCCGCCACCGCGATGAGATTGGCCAGCTAGAGCTAGCTGCGGCAAAGATGGTCACCTATCTGCGCCAATTAATTGATGATCTGAACCTAACCATCCAGAGCCTCTCCCGATCTGATCGGGAGCTGACCGATAATGCCGAGGCTAGCCTAAGCGACAACCGGCTGCAAAAGCAGCGAATTGAGTCGATTACCAGTGCAGTTAACCAGATATCAGCACAGAGTTCACGAGTACTTGATCACGCTAATGAGGCGTGTCGTGCCGCAGAGATCGCCGAAACCAATACCAAAAAGGGTGTCACGACCATTGAACGGACTATCGCCCACATTCATACCCTCTCTAGCCATGTCAACGATTCGGTCGAGGTGATTAACGGCCTCAAGAGCGAGAGCGAGAGTATTGTCCATATTCTTAACGATATTAAAGCCATAGCAGAACAGACCAATCTATTAGCCCTGAATGCTGCGATTGAGGCTGCCCGCGCCGGTGAACAGGGTCGCGGCTTTGCTGTGGTTGCCGATGAGGTTCGTACCCTCTCGGGACGCACTCAAGAGGCAACGGCTCAAATTGAGCAGATGGCGCAAATTTTACAGCAGAAGCTCGACGACTCCACCCGCACCATGCGCACCAATGTGACCTATAGCGATGGATTGGTTAAGGAGGCTTCGACGATCATCGATTCGATGCAGGAGATCGCCACCGCTATCGGTCAAATTCGACAGATGAATGCCAATATCAGCCAATCGGCCGAAGAGGAGGAGCAGATTAGCCTCCGCACCTATCACGAAATTGTCGGTGTTAATGCCACCACAGAGGAGGCCATCGACAAAGCACAGCATGTGCTGCAAACTTCACAGCAGATAAATCAAATTGTAGAGCGTCTTAATGATCTAGTCGAGCGGATGGTGCTGTAA
- a CDS encoding rhodanese-like domain-containing protein, producing MPIKPYHQLLALLLLCCAASLQAADDYLVNASPEHVNGATTINTTKAKELFNEGVIFIDVRSQMAFDKGRIPDAVLLDLKTDFTKENLAAEVAPSDPLIIYCQGPKCTRAAVAIEKALQWGYQEVYYYREGFPSWKEAGHPVE from the coding sequence ATGCCTATAAAACCCTACCATCAACTACTCGCCCTGCTGCTGCTCTGCTGCGCAGCTTCGCTACAGGCGGCAGATGACTACCTAGTCAACGCCTCGCCGGAACATGTGAATGGTGCCACCACCATCAATACCACCAAAGCCAAAGAGCTCTTTAATGAGGGAGTGATATTTATCGATGTCCGCAGTCAGATGGCCTTCGATAAAGGCCGCATTCCCGATGCGGTGCTGCTCGATCTAAAAACCGACTTCACGAAAGAGAATTTAGCAGCTGAGGTCGCTCCTAGTGACCCGTTAATCATCTACTGCCAAGGGCCTAAGTGCACCCGCGCTGCGGTGGCGATCGAAAAGGCACTACAGTGGGGCTACCAAGAGGTGTACTACTACCGTGAGGGCTTTCCTAGTTGGAAAGAGGCGGGACACCCTGTCGAATAA